One window of Bacillus sp. THAF10 genomic DNA carries:
- a CDS encoding IucA/IucC family siderophore biosynthesis protein has product MNCFIREVGDAKWLKQEDIIELIPHPYFITSNKLIQIPLSSQGITLLLEVTYKSLAGRHIFGRVFKLSKHNGSFHEDEALPVMITCIQELHIQAREKGCQTLASHYDELILRLIDSYQTMCTYIEKGMETCTTNHAETKSFIELEQSLMFGHWLHPTPKSRQGMTQWQQQMYAPELEGKFPLHFFEVEKSLVKEYHSTDFRPTTMIENLLKDYGYDSSATSKTYYPMHPLQAQWLIQQQHVKKAMDQGLIRYLGPIGPEFSATSSIRSVYNENEAWMFKFSIPVKVTNSLRVNKAHELYAGVVMADVFNNLPFKEQHPNFHIINDPASLSLALPCSEEENGFEVIIRENPFPKGKNKGLISVAALIQDPLPGQHSILKQLINKQAKTEGKSNEEVAWKWFEQYWDKAILPMFCLYEQYGIALEAHQQNSLLDVSNIYPQDYYFRDNQGYYLSNNYKKALVKITPALANRAELFYEEKLIHDRFAYYLFINHVFSIVHRFGADQILEEEHLLFWLQEKLHVLSKNFSKGGKGFVDYLLHTPTIACKANLLTSFHDVDELLAEMEQAVYTSIPNPFCTANLSSDKESIYATAFSV; this is encoded by the coding sequence ATGAATTGTTTTATAAGAGAGGTAGGAGATGCTAAATGGCTAAAACAAGAGGACATCATTGAATTAATTCCTCATCCTTACTTCATAACAAGCAATAAATTAATCCAAATACCGCTCTCTTCCCAAGGAATAACCCTATTATTAGAAGTAACCTATAAATCACTAGCAGGAAGACACATTTTTGGAAGAGTATTTAAGCTCTCTAAGCATAACGGCAGCTTTCATGAGGATGAAGCATTGCCAGTAATGATTACATGCATTCAAGAATTGCACATACAAGCTCGAGAGAAGGGATGTCAAACCCTTGCATCTCATTATGATGAGCTGATTCTAAGGTTAATAGATAGCTACCAAACGATGTGTACATACATAGAAAAAGGCATGGAAACTTGCACAACAAACCATGCTGAAACAAAGTCTTTTATCGAATTAGAGCAATCCTTAATGTTTGGTCATTGGTTACACCCAACACCAAAAAGCAGACAAGGAATGACACAATGGCAGCAACAAATGTATGCACCTGAATTGGAAGGGAAATTCCCCCTTCATTTCTTTGAAGTGGAAAAATCCTTAGTGAAGGAATATCATTCTACCGATTTCCGACCAACAACTATGATCGAGAATCTACTGAAAGATTACGGCTATGATTCTAGTGCCACCTCAAAAACATACTATCCTATGCATCCACTACAAGCACAATGGCTGATTCAACAACAGCATGTAAAGAAAGCGATGGATCAAGGGTTGATAAGGTATTTAGGTCCTATTGGGCCAGAATTTTCAGCAACATCCTCTATAAGAAGTGTCTACAACGAAAATGAAGCATGGATGTTTAAATTCTCGATACCAGTGAAAGTAACCAACTCACTAAGAGTCAATAAGGCACATGAGCTTTATGCAGGTGTTGTGATGGCAGATGTATTTAACAACCTACCATTTAAAGAGCAGCATCCCAATTTTCATATAATCAATGACCCAGCGAGCTTATCATTAGCTTTGCCGTGTAGTGAAGAAGAGAACGGGTTTGAAGTAATCATCCGTGAAAATCCATTTCCAAAGGGAAAAAATAAGGGACTCATTTCTGTGGCAGCACTTATTCAGGATCCTTTGCCAGGACAACATTCCATTCTAAAACAATTAATCAATAAACAGGCCAAAACAGAAGGGAAAAGCAACGAAGAAGTTGCTTGGAAATGGTTTGAACAATACTGGGATAAAGCAATACTGCCTATGTTTTGTCTATATGAGCAGTATGGGATAGCACTAGAAGCACATCAACAAAACAGTTTACTTGATGTTTCAAACATCTATCCACAAGATTATTACTTCCGTGACAATCAAGGCTATTATTTGTCCAATAACTACAAAAAAGCATTGGTAAAAATCACACCTGCATTAGCAAATAGAGCGGAACTATTTTATGAAGAAAAATTGATTCATGACCGATTTGCCTATTACCTATTCATAAATCATGTATTTTCGATTGTTCATCGATTTGGAGCAGATCAAATTCTAGAAGAAGAACATCTATTATTCTGGCTGCAGGAAAAGCTTCATGTTCTTTCTAAGAATTTTTCAAAAGGTGGAAAAGGCTTCGTTGATTACCTTCTCCATACACCTACTATTGCATGTAAGGCCAATCTTCTTACTTCCTTTCATGATGTGGATGAGCTGTTGGCAGAGATGGAACAAGCTGTTTATACTTCCATACCAAATCCTTTTTGTACTGCTAATCTTTCTAGTGATAAGGAGTCCATCTATGCAACAGCTTTCTCAGTCTAA
- a CDS encoding IucA/IucC family siderophore biosynthesis protein produces the protein MQQLSQSKSELRVWKQLLEAIVFENLLPVSFLSDEKETNIHISGQNVDYICRGEWSSFSRFRIFPETIVQTDKQGNRLPLSLFRLTEGLVPSHAEQSRLLEELQQTILLCEWNEKHLSFDDRRKLPLEELDAAVVEGHPYHPCFKARTGFSVKDHQEFGPENGKSFQLFWVAVKRKHVRLALPCEEKRFYEKELGEKTFSFLLDSLHKRNLSLKDYCLLPVHPWQWKQKLSYEADTNDIIPIGSAGDYYHASQSVRSLWNKSNKEKATIKLPLNMVNTSSLRTLEPHSICTAPTISSWLEKIIQSDAYLKKNVSILKEYAGIVAFEKNDSLCGHVAAIWRESGTSKLAHEEEAAPFNALTLYEKDHSLLIAPWIETYGLEKWVEQLIQVTIVPVWHLFVAHGLAVEAHAQNMILVHRNGWPKRVMLRDFHESLEYSVDFLKEKALHQDISALHPDYQHAPNDQYYWMSSVEGLRELVMDTLFVFHLSDLSYVLEKEFHFSEDKFWRLIQVALENHTFHSSELKKRAKEIKYTDENIKTESLFTRKISTKKAEFHHIVKNSLARSGK, from the coding sequence ATGCAACAGCTTTCTCAGTCTAAATCAGAGCTTAGAGTATGGAAACAATTACTAGAGGCGATAGTTTTTGAAAATCTATTACCTGTAAGTTTCCTATCAGATGAAAAAGAAACCAATATCCATATTAGTGGGCAAAATGTAGACTATATTTGTCGTGGAGAATGGTCTAGCTTTAGCAGATTTCGAATTTTTCCTGAAACTATTGTCCAAACAGATAAACAGGGGAACAGATTGCCTCTATCCTTATTTAGGCTAACAGAGGGGCTTGTTCCGTCCCATGCTGAACAATCACGGCTTTTAGAAGAATTACAACAAACCATTCTGTTATGTGAATGGAATGAAAAACACCTTTCCTTCGATGACAGAAGAAAGCTTCCTTTAGAAGAGCTTGATGCAGCTGTTGTGGAAGGACACCCTTATCACCCATGCTTTAAAGCTAGAACTGGATTTTCCGTAAAGGACCACCAAGAATTTGGTCCTGAAAACGGTAAATCATTTCAGCTATTTTGGGTGGCTGTGAAAAGAAAGCATGTCCGGCTTGCGTTACCTTGTGAAGAAAAACGCTTTTATGAAAAAGAATTAGGTGAGAAAACGTTCTCTTTTTTACTAGATAGCTTACATAAAAGAAACCTTTCTTTAAAAGACTACTGCCTACTTCCGGTACATCCATGGCAATGGAAGCAAAAGCTTTCATATGAAGCTGATACGAACGATATCATCCCTATTGGTTCTGCAGGAGATTATTACCACGCTTCACAGTCAGTAAGAAGTCTATGGAATAAGTCAAATAAGGAAAAGGCAACAATCAAACTACCATTAAACATGGTCAACACATCATCTTTACGAACATTGGAACCTCATTCCATCTGTACTGCACCAACTATTTCATCGTGGCTTGAAAAGATTATTCAATCTGATGCCTACCTTAAAAAAAACGTATCTATTCTGAAGGAATATGCAGGTATCGTCGCATTTGAAAAAAACGATTCTTTATGTGGGCATGTAGCGGCTATTTGGAGAGAATCAGGTACTAGTAAGCTTGCTCATGAGGAAGAGGCAGCACCATTCAACGCCTTAACCTTATACGAAAAGGACCATTCATTACTTATTGCACCTTGGATTGAAACATACGGATTAGAAAAGTGGGTAGAACAACTAATTCAAGTAACCATTGTTCCAGTTTGGCATCTCTTTGTGGCACACGGCCTTGCCGTTGAAGCGCACGCACAAAACATGATACTTGTTCACCGAAACGGGTGGCCTAAGAGAGTGATGCTTCGTGACTTTCATGAGAGTCTGGAATATTCGGTTGATTTTCTAAAGGAAAAGGCATTGCACCAAGATATTTCTGCTCTACATCCTGATTACCAACATGCACCGAATGATCAGTACTACTGGATGTCTTCTGTGGAAGGGTTGAGAGAATTAGTCATGGATACGTTATTTGTCTTCCATTTGAGTGATCTTTCCTATGTCTTAGAAAAAGAATTTCATTTTTCAGAAGACAAATTTTGGCGTTTGATACAAGTAGCATTAGAAAACCATACGTTCCATTCATCTGAGCTAAAGAAAAGAGCCAAAGAAATAAAATATACCGATGAAAATATCAAAACAGAGTCTCTATTTACAAGAAAGATATCAACCAAAAAAGCAGAGTTTCACCATATTGTTAAAAACAGTCTAGCAAGGAGTGGTAAGTAA
- a CDS encoding AraC family transcriptional regulator produces MTILYSNILEEGESVTVSPSIIYIASNNASIHFQQDATKLLQEGTLFNLKEEATISVATGSYIKYFTIICNENWDETIYFNFIDPLKAGPELESMMTLQSSTKFSDRCKFQVKVWSFLEKATDTQQIDMDHSITYIENHIHESLTIKDLAEKVNMTSTSYARAFKKKTGKSPKDYLVERKIKKAKELIVQNKGIVMKDVANMIGIQDEFYFSRLFKKKEGVAPSIFVKRMENRIALVSQLFLQDHLLALGLQPIVAPMYPTFYPTTNGVPSYLEKQLEGTLLINAEKKIDTKRVLNLQPDKIIKTPLHMAEEQSFSWTQRQNVHCIGFQPSWKDYLKEVAALVGKEQSLQAIFDEMSMLEENAKNILKPYANDGNWAVLWVRNKEIRLYGQQKHACMELLYEGLNFIPCPNIPRSGYKKVSLAELKELNPENILFLWSTKTEVDRIASDKKWKELQAVQHNKVYLPDSKEWDPWGPKGRKHMIEELTNYLCNFQ; encoded by the coding sequence ATGACTATTCTTTATTCAAATATTCTAGAAGAAGGAGAAAGCGTAACTGTTTCTCCTTCTATCATTTATATTGCATCAAATAATGCATCCATTCACTTTCAACAAGATGCTACTAAATTACTGCAAGAAGGTACTCTTTTTAACCTTAAAGAAGAAGCAACCATCTCAGTTGCAACAGGGAGCTACATAAAATACTTCACCATAATATGCAATGAAAACTGGGATGAAACGATCTATTTTAATTTTATAGACCCCTTAAAAGCAGGTCCTGAACTTGAGTCCATGATGACCTTGCAAAGCAGTACTAAATTTTCTGACAGGTGTAAATTTCAGGTAAAAGTGTGGAGTTTTTTAGAAAAAGCTACAGACACCCAGCAAATAGACATGGACCATTCTATTACATATATCGAAAACCATATTCACGAAAGCCTGACTATTAAAGATCTTGCTGAGAAAGTAAACATGACAAGCACCTCCTATGCAAGGGCATTTAAAAAGAAAACCGGGAAGTCACCTAAAGATTATCTTGTAGAAAGAAAGATAAAAAAAGCGAAAGAGCTTATTGTGCAAAATAAGGGAATTGTGATGAAGGATGTTGCCAACATGATTGGTATACAGGATGAATTTTATTTCAGTAGATTATTCAAAAAAAAGGAAGGGGTAGCTCCCTCTATTTTTGTAAAGAGAATGGAAAATCGAATAGCACTAGTTAGCCAATTATTTCTTCAGGATCATTTGTTAGCTCTTGGTCTCCAACCCATAGTTGCTCCCATGTATCCGACATTTTACCCCACTACCAACGGCGTACCTTCATATTTAGAAAAACAATTGGAAGGCACTTTGCTAATAAATGCGGAAAAGAAAATAGATACAAAAAGAGTACTGAACCTGCAACCAGATAAAATTATCAAGACCCCACTTCATATGGCTGAAGAACAATCCTTTTCTTGGACACAAAGACAAAACGTTCATTGTATTGGTTTTCAGCCGAGCTGGAAGGATTATCTGAAAGAGGTAGCGGCTCTTGTAGGAAAGGAACAATCGCTGCAAGCTATATTTGATGAAATGAGCATGCTTGAAGAGAATGCCAAGAATATACTAAAACCATATGCTAATGATGGGAATTGGGCCGTATTATGGGTAAGAAACAAAGAAATCAGACTTTATGGGCAACAAAAACATGCATGTATGGAGCTTTTGTATGAAGGTCTTAATTTTATTCCTTGTCCTAACATCCCCCGTAGTGGCTATAAAAAAGTCTCCCTTGCGGAACTAAAGGAGTTAAATCCAGAAAATATATTATTTCTTTGGAGCACAAAAACAGAAGTAGACAGAATAGCTTCTGATAAGAAATGGAAAGAGCTCCAGGCTGTTCAACATAATAAAGTTTATCTTCCAGACAGTAAGGAATGGGATCCTTGGGGGCCAAAGGGTAGGAAGCACATGATTGAAGAATTAACAAATTATTTGTGTAACTTTCAATAA
- a CDS encoding DUF6005 family protein, with protein MIKVHCFVSCVCEVIKKNENVDHRPFYFGVWDSDFDVTENGFLTYHSQHINHDFFKNWYELLYGIKITKWYCEERSKQENINAMLTLLETKPKHRHIMVMLDLSKLPERENKFHQSPFPHYVMLETTENEEEWFMFDPDFRWEGKLSKEKILEAIAEPSVEGGFYFDADEINPTNPLTVEAYFRTCMKLDKNPMTDAIRNIVDMYSHGEKSDSREDLANALKQIPVLAIRKYAYEHAFAFFWHELSLSEEWFESWCDEIEKLVKGYTTIQYRAMKYALTGDSDVLDDLHSILAAQNILEFSIKQHLLQVFEKWTITHSVKQLA; from the coding sequence ATGATTAAGGTACATTGCTTTGTCAGTTGTGTATGTGAAGTTATTAAAAAAAATGAGAACGTCGATCATCGCCCCTTTTACTTTGGGGTTTGGGATTCTGACTTCGACGTGACAGAAAACGGATTTTTAACCTATCACTCCCAACATATTAATCACGATTTTTTTAAAAACTGGTATGAGCTTCTGTACGGGATTAAAATAACGAAATGGTACTGTGAAGAACGCTCAAAACAGGAAAATATCAACGCGATGTTAACACTACTGGAAACGAAGCCAAAGCATCGGCATATTATGGTCATGCTTGATTTATCCAAGCTTCCGGAGAGGGAGAACAAGTTTCATCAATCACCTTTTCCTCACTATGTGATGTTGGAAACAACAGAGAATGAAGAAGAATGGTTTATGTTTGATCCAGATTTCAGATGGGAAGGAAAGTTGTCAAAAGAAAAAATCTTAGAGGCGATAGCAGAACCTTCTGTAGAAGGTGGTTTCTATTTTGACGCTGATGAGATTAACCCAACAAACCCTCTTACTGTTGAGGCGTATTTTCGAACCTGCATGAAGCTCGATAAAAATCCAATGACAGATGCTATAAGGAATATTGTTGATATGTATAGTCATGGGGAGAAATCTGATAGTCGAGAGGATTTGGCAAATGCGCTAAAACAAATACCAGTACTCGCCATCAGGAAATACGCTTACGAGCATGCCTTTGCCTTCTTTTGGCATGAACTATCCCTTTCAGAGGAATGGTTTGAGAGCTGGTGTGATGAAATAGAAAAACTTGTTAAAGGCTATACCACCATCCAATATCGCGCAATGAAATATGCCTTAACAGGGGATTCGGATGTATTAGATGACCTTCATTCTATCCTAGCAGCACAAAATATACTCGAATTTTCGATCAAACAACATTTATTGCAAGTCTTTGAGAAATGGACAATTACCCATTCTGTTAAACAATTGGCTTAA
- a CDS encoding YrvL family regulatory protein: MVNKKMPTEPNLTDREKFFVSAAIGMMMLLAITCMAILLLFGFAGLFQLFSVHYDTKRSLIYYVICLIPLSLVFELLTIMILMRLFGKLRSRFSMLLGIYSVTFAFMWLPIYLADEIVSGITVPLYTELIAAFILLAIDHLINLHKKMT, from the coding sequence TTGGTAAATAAGAAAATGCCTACGGAGCCAAATCTAACGGATAGAGAAAAATTTTTTGTTTCCGCTGCTATTGGCATGATGATGCTATTAGCCATAACCTGCATGGCCATTTTGCTTTTGTTTGGTTTTGCAGGGCTTTTTCAACTGTTTAGTGTTCATTATGATACAAAACGTTCCTTGATTTACTATGTGATTTGTTTAATTCCCTTATCACTAGTGTTTGAGCTATTAACCATTATGATATTAATGCGGTTGTTTGGAAAGCTGAGATCACGCTTTAGTATGTTATTGGGCATTTATAGCGTTACGTTTGCGTTTATGTGGCTACCCATATACCTTGCTGATGAAATAGTAAGTGGTATTACTGTTCCGCTTTACACGGAACTGATTGCAGCATTCATACTGCTTGCAATAGATCATCTTATCAATCTCCATAAGAAAATGACATAA
- a CDS encoding CBASS cGAMP-activated phospholipase, which translates to MKMLCLDGGGIRGVFSISILLEIEKELKVPINDLVDLVAGTSTGSIIASSVALGTPMEHVLAGYTKHGKKIFTRQAKLGLFKSIYSDKQLRKFIMEAFGKKRLADITSPLLIPAVDLTHGRPFVHRSNYGNKAAKDLTIKLWDAVLSSCSAPVYFPPNNIGNDYLSIDGGLWANNPSIVCITEGIEYFRLALSDVKILSLGTGLQKIDFSIQQNKYWGVKQWLPFHFPSLKVTPKLLDLALQLSSESVTYQCRKLLGNNYLRLNKELGEEVPFDDIHFLQELIALGQQTYDENKASILSFFST; encoded by the coding sequence ATGAAAATGCTATGCCTTGATGGTGGTGGAATAAGGGGAGTTTTTTCCATTTCCATCCTTCTAGAAATCGAAAAGGAATTAAAGGTGCCAATTAATGATTTGGTTGATCTTGTGGCAGGTACTAGCACTGGTTCCATTATTGCTTCCTCCGTCGCTTTAGGAACACCCATGGAACATGTTCTAGCTGGTTACACGAAACATGGAAAGAAAATATTTACTCGTCAAGCTAAACTGGGATTGTTCAAAAGCATATATAGCGACAAACAATTAAGGAAATTTATTATGGAGGCATTTGGTAAAAAACGTCTTGCTGATATTACTAGTCCGCTACTTATCCCAGCAGTTGATCTTACACATGGCAGACCATTTGTACACAGATCTAATTATGGAAACAAGGCTGCAAAGGATCTGACCATCAAACTATGGGATGCGGTTCTTTCTTCCTGTTCTGCGCCAGTCTATTTTCCTCCAAACAACATCGGTAACGATTATTTAAGTATTGATGGTGGCTTATGGGCCAATAACCCTTCCATTGTTTGCATAACAGAAGGAATAGAATATTTTAGATTAGCATTATCAGATGTAAAGATCTTATCCCTTGGAACGGGCTTACAAAAGATTGATTTTTCGATTCAACAAAATAAGTACTGGGGGGTAAAACAATGGCTGCCATTTCATTTTCCTTCCCTAAAGGTAACGCCTAAATTACTGGATTTGGCACTACAGCTTTCCTCAGAATCCGTTACTTATCAATGTAGAAAACTTTTAGGAAATAACTATTTACGTTTAAACAAAGAACTTGGAGAAGAAGTGCCATTTGATGATATTCATTTTCTTCAAGAACTAATTGCATTAGGACAGCAAACGTATGATGAGAACAAAGCATCAATTTTATCTTTCTTTTCAACATAA
- a CDS encoding AMP-binding protein has translation MFYINDTTYTENDLKSLYQSFERMPLLQNPSSKRVAYCTTSLIEGLALCLYMKEKGGSVVPIHPATPREAAIQIAHRSKSHLLLFGDINTPILMINDHLEKTGVLVQMSSGTTGEPKCIERTWEEIEVEIEHYNKLLPVEADTIPFIACPITHSYGLISGVLSAFQRGVQPRILASTNPKYVLKMLSEKTRYLFYASPALLQTLLQFLPDGKALHYVMTSGTLMSSNWLETLQSKSEKVLQQYGCSEAGCVAINGNTAFSNEMGIPLTHLSVKAGDRLENPEEIVIQQGKKTIHTKDLGYFSKDGKLCLLGRMDDMINVAGLNVYPQEVEEIVARLPEIKEVIAYKKADQFAGERVCIQYVADSFIEPNAIREWCHKHLAPHQIPVDYIQVKEIPKLPNGKVSRKRMVEGRETARL, from the coding sequence ATGTTTTATATCAATGATACAACTTATACAGAAAATGATCTAAAATCTCTATATCAAAGCTTTGAAAGAATGCCCCTCCTTCAGAACCCAAGCAGTAAAAGGGTTGCATACTGCACAACTAGTTTGATTGAGGGATTGGCACTTTGTTTATACATGAAGGAAAAAGGCGGCTCAGTTGTGCCAATTCATCCCGCAACACCAAGAGAGGCTGCTATTCAAATTGCGCACCGTTCAAAGAGTCACCTTCTTCTATTTGGAGATATAAATACTCCAATATTAATGATAAACGACCACTTAGAAAAAACAGGTGTACTTGTACAAATGAGTTCTGGTACAACTGGTGAGCCCAAATGCATAGAGAGAACTTGGGAAGAAATTGAGGTAGAAATAGAGCATTACAACAAGCTTTTACCTGTAGAAGCAGATACAATCCCTTTCATTGCTTGCCCGATTACCCATTCTTATGGGTTGATTAGTGGCGTTTTGTCTGCTTTTCAACGTGGAGTACAACCAAGAATTCTTGCTAGTACCAATCCGAAATATGTGCTGAAAATGCTAAGCGAAAAAACCAGGTATCTATTCTATGCATCACCAGCCTTGTTACAAACGCTGCTTCAATTTCTCCCAGATGGTAAAGCACTTCATTATGTGATGACTTCAGGAACACTAATGTCCTCCAATTGGTTAGAGACATTACAGAGTAAATCTGAAAAAGTACTCCAGCAATATGGTTGCTCTGAAGCAGGATGTGTTGCCATAAATGGAAATACTGCGTTTTCAAACGAAATGGGAATACCTCTTACACATTTATCAGTGAAAGCTGGTGATCGCTTGGAAAATCCCGAGGAGATAGTCATCCAACAAGGGAAAAAAACAATTCATACGAAAGATTTAGGCTACTTTTCTAAAGATGGGAAATTATGTCTCCTAGGACGCATGGATGACATGATTAATGTAGCTGGACTAAATGTATACCCTCAAGAGGTGGAAGAGATTGTTGCACGTTTACCCGAAATAAAAGAAGTTATTGCTTATAAAAAAGCGGATCAATTTGCAGGGGAACGAGTGTGTATTCAATATGTTGCTGATTCTTTTATCGAGCCCAACGCCATTAGAGAATGGTGTCACAAACATCTTGCACCGCACCAAATCCCAGTTGATTATATTCAAGTAAAAGAAATCCCAAAGCTCCCAAACGGCAAAGTAAGCAGAAAACGAATGGTGGAAGGGAGAGAAACAGCTCGTTTATGA
- the speD gene encoding adenosylmethionine decarboxylase, with translation MINEKKITLHEFNNLTKSLSFNMYDICYTKTREEREAYIDYIDEQYNAERLTNILKNVADLIGAHVLNVAQQDYVPQGASVTVLVSEGPVVEVPMESYEESPGPLPDSVVCQLDKSHITVHTYPEYHPVEGISTFRADIDVSTCGEISPLKALNYLIHSFETDIMTMDYRVRGFTRDVNGNKLFIDHDINSIQNYIPDEVKSQYDMIDVNIYQENTFHTKCRLKEFDLNNYLFGYTKDTLSTDDKYEITQKLTNEMDEIFYGKNINFTNQSDKSD, from the coding sequence GTGATAAACGAAAAAAAAATTACCTTGCATGAGTTTAATAATTTGACGAAGTCTTTAAGCTTTAACATGTACGACATTTGTTATACGAAAACAAGGGAAGAACGGGAAGCTTACATAGATTATATTGATGAACAATATAACGCAGAAAGGCTAACGAATATATTAAAAAATGTAGCGGATCTCATTGGGGCACATGTACTAAATGTGGCACAACAGGATTATGTTCCACAAGGAGCAAGCGTTACCGTCCTAGTATCCGAAGGGCCAGTGGTGGAAGTGCCAATGGAGTCTTACGAGGAATCACCAGGTCCACTGCCAGACTCCGTTGTCTGTCAGCTTGATAAAAGTCATATCACCGTACATACGTATCCTGAATATCACCCTGTAGAGGGCATAAGTACCTTTAGGGCCGATATCGATGTTTCCACTTGCGGAGAAATTTCACCATTGAAGGCGTTAAATTATTTGATTCATTCATTTGAGACGGATATTATGACAATGGATTACCGAGTAAGAGGATTTACACGAGATGTAAATGGGAATAAATTGTTTATTGATCATGACATTAACTCCATTCAGAATTATATTCCTGATGAAGTGAAAAGCCAATACGACATGATTGATGTGAATATTTATCAAGAAAATACCTTTCACACTAAGTGCCGGTTAAAAGAGTTTGATTTAAACAATTATTTATTTGGTTATACAAAAGATACATTGTCAACAGACGATAAATATGAAATTACCCAAAAATTAACCAATGAAATGGATGAAATTTTTTACGGGAAGAACATCAACTTTACAAACCAAAGCGATAAGTCAGATTAA
- the asbD gene encoding petrobactin biosynthesis protein AsbD, protein MKREKISNGVYDILKNKLNLSTIENYHEDARLNEDLYLDSVMILQLILHLELDLGISIPDDMLVPKDFHTVGTLLDFLERRDKEERLG, encoded by the coding sequence ATGAAAAGAGAAAAGATTAGCAACGGCGTATATGACATTCTTAAAAATAAGTTAAACCTATCTACTATAGAGAATTACCATGAGGATGCAAGATTGAATGAAGATTTGTATTTGGATTCTGTTATGATCTTACAATTAATCCTCCACCTTGAATTGGATCTAGGCATAAGTATCCCAGATGATATGCTCGTTCCAAAGGATTTTCATACAGTTGGAACGCTCCTGGACTTTTTAGAGAGAAGGGATAAGGAGGAGAGGCTGGGATGA
- a CDS encoding sugar phosphate isomerase/epimerase, with the protein MSLSICTISFRHHLQSIDQIAKWAQFLPIDGIELWGVHAKNLKSSASYNKEWLQEYDLHVSMISDYLPLHLSAPELIKVTRELSQLANRWGTKKIRTFAGQKGSAETNENERAQLVEKLHIICKQLAEEGQLLLLETHPQTLTDNVESTLRLLEEVDHPALKVNFDVLHIWESGADPIEAFHTLQPWIHHFHFKNISSKEKLTVFNPANVYAAAGSRDGMVPLFEGLIDFEAFIDYVSSHTNIDASLEWFGGSVQSILAEDAYKIAQLHKGIQKKVI; encoded by the coding sequence ATGAGTTTATCAATTTGTACCATCTCATTTCGGCATCATCTTCAGTCGATTGATCAGATAGCTAAATGGGCACAATTCCTGCCAATCGATGGAATAGAACTTTGGGGAGTTCACGCAAAAAATTTAAAATCTAGCGCTTCTTATAACAAAGAGTGGCTTCAAGAATATGACCTACATGTAAGCATGATTAGCGATTACCTTCCATTACATTTATCCGCTCCAGAGCTAATAAAAGTAACAAGAGAACTTAGCCAACTTGCTAATCGCTGGGGAACGAAAAAAATTAGAACCTTTGCTGGACAAAAAGGAAGCGCGGAAACGAATGAAAATGAAAGAGCGCAGTTAGTAGAAAAGCTCCACATAATATGTAAACAATTAGCAGAGGAAGGGCAGTTGCTATTACTAGAAACGCATCCTCAAACGTTGACTGATAATGTAGAATCAACCTTGCGTTTGCTAGAAGAGGTCGATCATCCTGCTTTAAAAGTCAATTTTGATGTGTTACATATTTGGGAATCAGGTGCAGATCCAATAGAAGCCTTCCACACGTTACAGCCGTGGATCCATCATTTTCACTTTAAAAACATCTCTTCAAAAGAGAAGCTCACCGTCTTCAATCCTGCCAATGTATATGCTGCAGCAGGCTCAAGAGACGGGATGGTCCCTCTTTTTGAAGGATTAATAGATTTTGAGGCGTTTATCGATTATGTTAGCTCCCATACGAACATTGATGCTTCTCTTGAATGGTTTGGGGGTAGTGTGCAATCTATCCTGGCAGAGGATGCCTACAAAATAGCTCAGTTGCACAAAGGTATTCAAAAGAAGGTAATTTAA